A single genomic interval of Bacillus sp. es.036 harbors:
- a CDS encoding thioredoxin domain-containing protein, producing the protein MKNSNQPYENKLIHEKSPYLLQHAHNPVNWYPWGEEAFEKAKRENKPVLVSIGYSTCHWCHVMERESFEDEETAKLLNDRFVAIKVDREERPDIDSIYMKVCQGLTGQGGWPLNVFITPDQKPFYAGTYFPKESRYNLPGFKDAIMQLYQQYKENPERITGIGDKITASLQERMNAEGGELTEEPLHKAFGQMQNSFDTIFGGFGQSPKFPSPHMLMYLLRYYRQYNQDLCLTMVTRTLDAMANGGIYDHVGFGFARYAVDQEWLVPHFEKMLYDNAMLALTYTEAFQVTGNERYKRVACEILEYVQRDMTGNDGGFYSAEDADSEGEEGKFYVWTKEEVHTILGEELGSLYSEVYDITARGNFEGKNIPNLIKTDLSKIAKSFNLTEEDVQTQLETARKKLYAEREKRVHPYKDDKILTSWNMLMIAAFAKAGRAFQQIEYTQLAEKSYRFIEENMVIDGRLMARYRDGEVKSKAYHDDYAYGLWALNELYEATYDSQYLVKAKKISDDMHQLFWDESSGGFYLYGHDADRLIARPKDVHDGALPSGNSVAVLQLLRLSKLTGEMKYDKWANRMFTAFSGDVSSYSSGHAYFLMSKLYARSSSKEVVIVGSNQDRNKERLIQFLQQNFLPELTVMSVEDPTELTEAAPFVANFEKTNETTIYICENFSCSLPETDVDKVMKELEK; encoded by the coding sequence ATGAAAAACAGCAATCAGCCGTATGAAAATAAATTAATTCATGAAAAATCCCCCTATTTGCTTCAACATGCCCACAATCCAGTTAACTGGTATCCGTGGGGAGAAGAAGCGTTTGAGAAAGCGAAAAGAGAAAACAAGCCTGTGCTTGTTTCGATTGGATATTCGACTTGTCATTGGTGTCATGTGATGGAAAGAGAGAGCTTTGAGGATGAGGAGACGGCAAAACTTCTAAATGACCGCTTTGTAGCGATTAAGGTTGATCGGGAAGAACGTCCTGATATTGATTCCATTTATATGAAGGTTTGTCAGGGATTAACCGGTCAGGGCGGGTGGCCGTTGAATGTATTTATTACACCAGATCAAAAGCCATTTTATGCGGGAACTTATTTTCCGAAAGAAAGTCGATACAATCTACCGGGATTTAAAGATGCGATCATGCAGCTTTATCAGCAATACAAGGAAAATCCTGAGCGAATTACAGGAATTGGAGATAAAATAACCGCGTCATTGCAAGAACGAATGAATGCGGAAGGTGGAGAACTAACAGAAGAGCCGTTACATAAAGCATTTGGTCAAATGCAAAATTCCTTTGATACGATATTTGGTGGTTTCGGTCAGTCCCCGAAATTTCCATCCCCTCATATGTTGATGTATTTGCTACGGTATTATCGTCAATATAATCAGGATCTATGCTTAACGATGGTGACGAGAACGCTAGATGCTATGGCGAATGGTGGCATTTATGATCACGTAGGGTTTGGTTTTGCGAGGTACGCTGTCGATCAGGAATGGCTTGTGCCCCATTTTGAAAAAATGCTGTATGATAACGCCATGCTTGCGCTTACCTATACCGAAGCATTTCAAGTCACTGGGAATGAACGCTACAAACGAGTTGCTTGTGAGATACTCGAATACGTACAACGTGACATGACAGGGAATGATGGAGGTTTTTATTCCGCAGAAGATGCTGATTCTGAAGGGGAAGAAGGCAAGTTTTATGTGTGGACAAAAGAAGAAGTTCACACAATCTTAGGTGAAGAACTTGGCTCTCTGTACTCTGAAGTGTATGACATCACAGCGAGAGGAAATTTCGAAGGGAAAAACATTCCTAACTTAATCAAAACGGATCTTTCAAAGATTGCTAAATCATTCAACCTGACAGAAGAAGACGTCCAAACACAACTGGAGACAGCAAGAAAGAAACTTTATGCCGAGAGAGAAAAACGAGTTCATCCGTATAAAGATGATAAAATTTTAACGAGTTGGAACATGTTAATGATTGCGGCATTTGCGAAAGCTGGAAGGGCGTTTCAACAAATTGAATACACTCAATTAGCTGAAAAGTCGTATCGATTTATTGAAGAAAACATGGTGATCGATGGACGTTTAATGGCTCGTTATCGCGATGGAGAAGTGAAATCCAAAGCGTATCATGACGATTATGCGTATGGACTCTGGGCGTTAAATGAATTGTATGAAGCAACGTATGACTCCCAATATCTTGTTAAAGCAAAAAAAATCTCTGATGATATGCACCAATTGTTTTGGGATGAGAGTTCTGGAGGATTCTACTTATATGGCCATGATGCTGATCGATTGATCGCAAGACCGAAAGATGTTCACGATGGCGCTCTCCCATCTGGAAATAGCGTTGCTGTTCTTCAGTTGCTACGTTTATCGAAGTTAACCGGCGAAATGAAATATGATAAGTGGGCGAATCGGATGTTTACCGCTTTTTCAGGTGATGTATCATCGTATTCAAGTGGTCATGCTTATTTCTTAATGAGTAAGCTCTATGCACGATCTTCTTCTAAAGAAGTGGTCATCGTCGGTTCAAACCAAGATCGCAATAAAGAAAGATTGATACAGTTTCTACAGCAAAACTTTTTACCTGAACTAACCGTAATGAGCGTCGAAGATCCGACGGAACTAACAGAAGCAGCCCCATTCGTTGCTAACTTTGAGAAAACAAACGAAACGACCATCTACATTTGTGAAAATTTTAGCTGTTCACTTCCTGAGACCGACGTGGATAAAGTCATGAAAGAATTAGAAAAATAA
- a CDS encoding DUF6241 domain-containing protein, with amino-acid sequence MASTKTLVISITSMVVLILGLTYWFISDLDWSLKEKTQEAEAISDEKGSSVDPERYVDDGEESITSDGIPSESKFQDYIHGMTHQKVIAEDKWGIYQISEERIDNMLEVLDKVKGTPEEYKYQDFYTEALTKWDKGNFNNAVDVHNYIWNLNGGTIGKAERLMTTEEEQAYIEKTYDKR; translated from the coding sequence ATGGCTTCAACAAAAACGTTAGTTATTTCAATTACATCAATGGTAGTCCTTATCCTTGGACTTACGTACTGGTTTATTTCAGATTTAGATTGGAGTTTAAAAGAAAAAACACAAGAAGCTGAAGCTATAAGTGATGAAAAGGGTTCATCTGTTGATCCAGAGCGTTACGTGGATGATGGTGAAGAATCCATTACGTCAGATGGTATTCCAAGTGAAAGTAAATTTCAGGATTATATACATGGAATGACCCATCAAAAAGTTATAGCAGAAGATAAGTGGGGGATCTATCAAATTTCTGAGGAGCGGATTGATAATATGCTCGAGGTGCTAGATAAAGTAAAAGGGACGCCAGAAGAGTATAAGTACCAGGATTTTTATACGGAAGCTTTAACAAAATGGGATAAAGGAAACTTTAATAATGCAGTTGATGTACATAACTACATTTGGAATTTAAATGGAGGAACGATAGGGAAAGCGGAAAGATTAATGACAACAGAAGAAGAACAAGCCTATATCGAAAAAACATACGATAAGCGGTGA
- the hutH gene encoding histidine ammonia-lyase, whose protein sequence is MVHLNGSTLTLMEMKRVIYEGEGIAIDPISMEKVMKSRLAVEKIVASGETVYGINTGFGKFSDVRIQDKDVDTLQLHLIRSHACGVGEYFPEPVSKAMVVLRLNALLKGYSGVRPCVVERLCDLANEEIIPVIPSQGSLGASGDLAPLSHLALVLVGEGKVHYQGRIVPTKGVYDERGISPLTLKAKEGLALINGTQAMTAMGVINYIEAERLMDQCDWIGAMTLEALEGIIDAFHSAIHEARGYPEQMEVAERIRKLTSDSKLVTHQGQKRVQDAYSLRCMPQVHGASRQSLGYVKEKLEIEMNAATDNPLILENGQTVVSGGNFHGQPIAIAMDFLKIAVAEMANISERRVERLVNPQLNDLPAFLSPDPGLQSGAMIMQYAAASLVSENKTFAHPASVDSIPSSANQEDHVSMGTIGARHAYQIIGNTQKVVAIEMICAMQALEIRGISLASTSAQKLYEKGRTIVSSIEEDRVFSDDIEALTMWLRADQFQWNIHGQFILG, encoded by the coding sequence ATGGTTCATTTAAATGGCTCTACGTTAACTTTAATGGAAATGAAACGTGTCATATACGAAGGAGAAGGAATTGCGATTGACCCGATCAGTATGGAAAAGGTTATGAAAAGCAGGTTAGCAGTTGAGAAGATCGTAGCAAGTGGGGAGACTGTGTATGGAATTAATACAGGTTTCGGTAAATTCAGCGACGTTCGGATTCAAGATAAAGATGTCGATACTCTTCAACTTCATCTTATACGTTCCCATGCCTGTGGGGTAGGGGAATACTTTCCTGAACCAGTCAGTAAAGCCATGGTCGTATTACGACTTAATGCGTTATTAAAAGGGTATTCCGGCGTTCGCCCATGTGTTGTCGAACGTCTTTGTGATCTAGCAAATGAAGAAATTATTCCCGTTATTCCAAGTCAAGGATCTCTTGGAGCCTCCGGGGATCTAGCGCCGCTCTCTCACCTTGCGTTAGTTCTTGTAGGAGAAGGAAAAGTTCATTACCAAGGGAGAATTGTACCAACAAAAGGTGTTTACGATGAACGAGGTATTTCCCCACTTACCTTAAAGGCAAAAGAAGGTCTTGCCCTTATTAATGGGACACAAGCAATGACGGCGATGGGAGTGATCAACTATATTGAAGCAGAGCGTTTAATGGATCAGTGTGATTGGATCGGCGCGATGACCCTTGAAGCACTGGAAGGGATTATTGACGCCTTTCATTCAGCGATACATGAAGCACGAGGGTACCCTGAGCAAATGGAGGTTGCCGAACGAATAAGAAAGTTAACGAGTGATAGCAAGCTCGTGACACATCAAGGACAAAAACGGGTGCAAGACGCCTACTCCTTACGATGCATGCCGCAAGTTCACGGGGCCTCAAGACAGAGTCTAGGTTATGTAAAAGAAAAGCTTGAGATTGAAATGAACGCTGCCACAGATAATCCTCTTATTTTAGAAAACGGCCAAACGGTCGTCTCTGGTGGGAATTTTCACGGTCAACCTATTGCCATTGCGATGGACTTTCTCAAAATCGCCGTAGCCGAAATGGCTAATATTTCAGAACGGAGAGTGGAACGGCTCGTTAATCCGCAGTTAAATGATTTGCCGGCATTTTTAAGCCCGGATCCCGGTCTCCAGTCTGGTGCCATGATTATGCAATATGCGGCTGCTTCCCTCGTATCAGAAAACAAAACGTTCGCCCATCCAGCGAGTGTGGATAGTATCCCTTCGTCCGCAAACCAGGAAGATCACGTAAGTATGGGAACAATTGGTGCTCGTCATGCTTATCAAATTATAGGAAATACCCAGAAAGTGGTTGCGATTGAAATGATATGTGCGATGCAAGCATTAGAAATCCGGGGCATTTCATTAGCCTCTACATCTGCTCAGAAGTTATATGAGAAAGGACGAACAATCGTATCCTCGATTGAGGAAGATCGCGTCTTTTCAGATGACATTGAAGCTCTTACAATGTGGTTACGTGCAGATCAATTTCAATGGAATATTCATGGTCAATTTATACTAGGGTAA
- the hutP gene encoding hut operon transcriptional regulator HutP, whose product MTQKILIGKLAMLVASLTPDELEPFSHQLKDVDYCQGKSGSMSMQKVISAVETSAKRNKIISEELYRETHALYHAILEALEGVMRGQIGAGDMMRTVGLRFAIVRGSPYEHFDEGEWIAVAFYGTIGAPVKGLEHETFGLGINHIG is encoded by the coding sequence ATGACACAAAAGATATTGATTGGTAAATTAGCGATGCTCGTAGCGTCATTAACTCCTGATGAGCTAGAACCATTTTCTCATCAGCTGAAAGATGTGGATTATTGTCAGGGAAAGTCTGGATCAATGAGTATGCAGAAAGTCATTTCAGCTGTTGAAACATCTGCTAAAAGGAATAAGATTATTTCAGAAGAGCTTTATCGAGAGACGCATGCCTTATATCATGCCATATTAGAGGCATTAGAAGGGGTTATGCGTGGCCAGATAGGTGCAGGAGACATGATGCGAACCGTGGGCTTACGTTTTGCGATTGTCCGTGGCTCACCTTATGAGCATTTTGATGAAGGAGAATGGATTGCTGTCGCTTTTTATGGAACAATTGGCGCTCCAGTAAAAGGGCTTGAACATGAAACGTTTGGTCTTGGAATTAATCATATAGGATAA
- a CDS encoding agmatinase family protein — protein sequence MRGYPYPMLNRPTMIWSKQTDEQFDLTVNEWIETIGESTPNWEDYDITILGVPLSKSSISTSAASENPDAMRRAWRSFRTYNLDEDVDLAHLKAIDLGDVKQHVTDIRYTHDQIQQAMVAMREQHPHTIPLTMGGDHSITAMLIKGWKQVHQNETIGILQLDTHFDLRNLEDLGPANGTPIRQVIESHTVEGKHVHNIGLHGFFNSLELKKYADEHGVHYTTMKTVRKKGIHHVLQDALAQLEKTVDTIYLTVDMDVLDISCNPAAPAATPGGMRTEELFDAVQLAGEHPKVKAMDIVCLDPRKDVGEIGVKSAVHTMLSFITGVCKRKVIGRESS from the coding sequence ATGAGGGGATATCCATACCCAATGTTAAATCGCCCAACCATGATTTGGTCAAAGCAAACGGATGAACAATTTGATCTTACGGTGAATGAATGGATTGAAACGATAGGAGAATCAACGCCAAATTGGGAAGACTACGACATTACCATTCTCGGTGTTCCCTTATCAAAGTCATCGATTAGTACATCCGCAGCAAGTGAGAATCCTGATGCGATGCGAAGAGCATGGCGTTCATTTCGTACCTATAATCTTGACGAGGACGTTGATCTAGCTCATTTAAAAGCAATCGATCTTGGTGATGTTAAACAGCATGTGACAGATATACGGTATACCCATGATCAAATTCAACAGGCTATGGTAGCGATGAGAGAACAGCACCCCCATACAATACCTTTAACGATGGGCGGGGATCATTCGATAACGGCCATGTTGATTAAAGGCTGGAAGCAGGTGCATCAAAATGAGACGATTGGTATCTTGCAATTAGATACACATTTTGATTTACGAAACTTAGAGGATTTAGGGCCCGCAAATGGTACGCCAATAAGGCAGGTCATAGAAAGCCATACGGTGGAAGGAAAGCACGTGCATAATATCGGACTTCACGGTTTTTTTAATAGTTTAGAGCTAAAAAAATATGCTGATGAACATGGGGTTCATTACACGACGATGAAAACAGTAAGAAAAAAGGGTATCCATCATGTCCTTCAAGATGCCTTAGCTCAACTTGAAAAGACCGTTGACACGATTTACTTAACGGTCGACATGGACGTCCTTGATATTTCTTGTAATCCAGCAGCGCCCGCAGCAACTCCTGGAGGTATGAGAACGGAAGAGTTGTTTGACGCTGTTCAGTTAGCGGGTGAGCATCCGAAAGTGAAGGCGATGGACATCGTTTGCCTCGATCCTCGAAAAGATGTAGGGGAGATCGGGGTGAAAAGTGCCGTTCATACAATGCTTTCTTTTATAACGGGAGTTTGTAAACGAAAGGTTATAGGAAGGGAATCATCTTGA
- the hutI gene encoding imidazolonepropionase, which translates to MTARLLIKNAAQLITMSGYSDRPAIKEKMSQIGLIENGAVYIEDGIIVEVGSSHEMVAKYKDSVALSEQIDAAGKVVTPGLIDPHTHLVHAGTRENEYAMRLQGKTYMEIMEAGGGIHATTRATQKASYEELFEQSRKRLNQFLLHGVTTVEAKSGYGLSLEHEIKQLEVAKQLHESHPIDVISTFMGAHAIPLSEKSNPETFVSKVISEMIPEVANRKLATFNDVFCERGVFTPDQSKRILEAGKDYGLIPKIHADEIEPYAGAELAASVGAISADHLLRASDQGIKDMAEAGVMGVLLPGTAFFLMADFAQARKMIDAGVGIALSTDANPGSSPTLSLPFIMNLGCLKMGMTPEEVLTATTINAAHAVGCADTTGSLEAGKKADITIFDVPNYLTLSYQYGMNHVDTVIKGGVALVVGGHLL; encoded by the coding sequence ATGACTGCACGACTATTAATAAAAAATGCTGCACAGCTGATCACAATGTCAGGGTACTCTGACCGTCCAGCAATAAAAGAGAAAATGTCGCAAATAGGACTGATTGAAAATGGCGCTGTCTATATAGAAGATGGAATCATTGTGGAAGTTGGATCATCGCACGAAATGGTAGCGAAATACAAAGATTCAGTGGCACTTTCAGAGCAAATTGATGCGGCGGGAAAAGTGGTAACTCCAGGGTTAATCGATCCCCATACGCACCTTGTTCATGCTGGTACGAGAGAAAATGAATACGCGATGCGGTTACAAGGGAAGACATATATGGAAATTATGGAAGCTGGTGGAGGCATTCATGCCACTACGCGTGCGACACAAAAAGCAAGTTATGAAGAATTGTTCGAACAGTCTAGAAAACGTTTGAATCAATTTTTATTACACGGAGTGACAACAGTTGAAGCGAAAAGCGGTTACGGTCTGTCATTAGAACATGAAATAAAACAATTAGAAGTTGCGAAACAACTACATGAATCTCATCCGATCGATGTGATTTCCACGTTTATGGGTGCGCACGCAATTCCTTTATCAGAAAAGAGTAACCCCGAAACGTTTGTATCGAAAGTGATTTCCGAAATGATTCCAGAAGTAGCCAATCGGAAGCTGGCAACGTTTAATGACGTTTTCTGTGAACGTGGCGTTTTCACCCCTGATCAATCAAAGCGCATACTAGAAGCTGGTAAAGATTACGGACTTATTCCTAAAATTCACGCTGATGAGATTGAACCTTATGCAGGAGCGGAGTTAGCGGCTTCTGTTGGGGCTATTTCGGCTGATCATCTTCTAAGAGCATCAGATCAGGGAATAAAGGATATGGCTGAAGCAGGCGTGATGGGAGTACTACTTCCGGGTACGGCGTTTTTCCTAATGGCTGATTTTGCTCAAGCAAGAAAGATGATAGATGCTGGAGTAGGTATAGCACTATCTACGGATGCAAATCCTGGTTCATCTCCTACACTCTCTCTTCCTTTTATCATGAATCTTGGATGCTTGAAAATGGGGATGACACCTGAAGAGGTATTAACTGCGACAACCATTAATGCTGCACATGCGGTTGGGTGTGCGGATACTACAGGGAGTCTTGAAGCTGGTAAAAAAGCGGACATCACAATATTTGATGTACCTAATTACCTTACTCTTTCCTATCAGTATGGAATGAATCATGTCGATACTGTGATTAAAGGAGGCGTGGCGCTGGTCGTAGGAGGACACCTTTTATGA